A region of the Sminthopsis crassicaudata isolate SCR6 chromosome 6, ASM4859323v1, whole genome shotgun sequence genome:
cacacacacataatgtgtAATAGTATTTTGAGCCAAAGCCTCAAAGCACCTTTTACATATCATAAgaagatttatttaaatatatgggATTCTCAGTGAGCCTTTACTTTAGAAATAATCAAAGGACAGTAGAAGCTAAAAGAGAATAGCATTAAAGTGGAACTCTTcaagtgaaagaaaatattgcTTTGCTTAAAACGAATCAAAGGCATGTATACCTAAATTATGTATGTagagaacaaaaatttaaaaagctcctTAGGAGTAGTAGAGAAGAATGTTTAAAAggtcaaaagacaaaaaacaaaaaaaaaaagaaaaagaaaaaaagaaataataggtatctcacaggaaaaaaaaactgtagggAAAAACTAATTCAAGAGAAATAGTTTAAGAATCAATAAActacttgcaagtcatgacaaaaaagtaatagaatataaacttcacatttcaagaaattacaaaatatgCACTGATCTTTAAACAATGGCAAAGTAGaaatccaaaaaaacaaaaacaaaaacaaaacaaaacaaaacaacaacaacaacaacaacaacaacaacaacaaaaacaatctaCTGGTCACTTCCAGAAAaaactctaaaatgaaaacttgCAGAGATAtcatgaacaaataaaaatactgtCAGTAGCCCCcaaaattaaattactaaaagaaCTATAGTTGGGGTCACATAGGGTTTAGAAGCAATGctcttgaaaaaaacaaaacaaaacaaaacaaaacattaaatgaGAATgctattccaaaagacaaaagacagactTGCagtcaaaaataataaatgtggcAAAGTTGAGTACAATCCTACAAGACAAATAAAtggatttaatgaaataaagaatattcAAGTGTTCTTTATAAAAATCTTAAAGCTGCATAGGAACTTTGACATATAAACACAGGAAAATGATAGCTTATAAAGggaaacacacacatgcatacacacacatacaaaaataaatttatagctaTAATCTAAAACAGAAAGGTAAAAATCACTGCTAATTTTTCAAGGAACTTTAAGAGAAGATCATAAGTAAGTGAAAGTTCCAAGTTATGAATCTCTTCAGTgatcataattgtgaatgactAACAGTAGCTTCAACATATAGCTATAAAATTTGTCAGTTTCACTCACTTCTTTGTCATGACTTGCAGGTAGTTTATTGATTCTtaaactatttctctttttttttttttttttttttttttgtggtttcactatacatcatttatttttaaagaaaaacaaaaacaaaagcctcACAAACACAAAGTTTGTCCAGAAAATTAAACTTGAATCTTGCTGTCATGTCTGATACCATGATCTTCTATGtaagttttttaattaaagttatttCTATATGTCTTTTGTAGTGTGAATGTGATTAAAATACTGAAACGATCAATACTAATCACTCTTTCATCAGATATATAAAGTATCaaggaaaaaatttcaaaacaacaTAGCTTGGTAGTGCAATTTAATTTTCAATGGTTTCCTTTGTGAAAttctattatttcaaaattttccatttcctgcTTTCCAAAACACAAAGCAAGATAAAAGTcctatttaaaaaagcaaaaaaactacATACTTTAAATGCTGCAAGCCTAGGCCCCACCACACAGTATTCATTCAATCAACATTGTGTTTGTTTACAGTAAATATACCTCAATGAATgacataaaatttaatttcaaccTGAGgttaattaaaattcttttgctcccatttttttttgaagcaattaTTACAGTTATTATCTACATTCTGATTAAGCACAGTAGTTAAAAACTAAAGCTTTGGTGGATCACAGCATCTTTACCACCCACCACCACcactagaagtaaaaaaaaaaaaaaagtgtcggACATACTCTTGTAAGATCAAACTTCATGCATTTAGGGCTGTGAGACCCCAGAAGAGGACTCGGAGTTCTTGTCAACATCATGAGGAATAATGTAAGTCAAACCCAAGTGCTGACTCCAAATTCCTGTACAGGTACCACTGTCTAATACTGTAACCTGCTCTCTATGAATTACAgcttttcctcagctgtaaagtggAGACAATAACTATTCTACTTCTTTTAAGAGTATTAGATGAATTAAATCAGATTCGGGATGCAAGAAGTACCTGAGTGTCTGCAAGATTTAAGTATACTCTAGATTCATAGATAGATGAAATTATTTCTTATCCAAGTTGGCACTAGTATAACCAACAAATGGTCGATTAAAGTCATTTGGAATAGTTCCCAccagtttttttctttgtgactAGTTGAGGACAGTCATCAAGAAAGACTTAAGTCTGACTCCTGCATTTTTGGACCCAGGTACTTGAAGGACCCTCTGAGGGTATTTCTGAAACTTTGATCTGGAAAGAGATAGTTCGACACTCGGAACAAGTATTGAACATATTTTGCTATAGGCGTGAAACAgccagaaataaaatttttttaaatgtataaaaaataaactcttgTAAACATTATTATCCTCACTCATCTTAATTTAGTTCCAAAGTAGGTGAAAGTAGGCggaaagtgaaagaaaacaaaggggaATGGTTTGTGTAATTTGGTCTATTAGGAGAACAAGTAGGTGGTTAGTCATGTGAAAATATggtcaagagaagcataaagaggATGGCTGAGAGGGAGTGGGAAgagataaaactttttaaaaggaatcaaTCTCATTCTAATCACAGCATGGAGTTTGGATCTTTCTCCCAAGAAATCAAGCCCAGTGATTGATTCATATAAACAAActggatatggaaaaaaaaaaaaaaatcaactgatgataacaaaaggacatttttttccccctaaagaatACTAATAAGCAATGCAAACCTTTTTATAATGATGCAGTTCTCTTAAGAGTAGCAGTATTACCCATTTGAGTCCTTTTTAAAGTTAGCAGCTGCtgggtttttttcttctgcttttgagATGCATTTTGGCTTTTTAAACTCAGGACAAGGCATCATAATATATTCCTTTTATAAAAACCAAGTCTTCCAGTAAAAACgatgtgggttttttgtttgtttgtttgtttgtttgtttgtttgttttttttggctaCATGAAAATTTAATTcctaactctttttaaaaaacctagtAGTCGTCACATATGTAGCTATTTCCATTCTCAGCATATCTGTGTTTATGTTGAAGTCAACAAAATGAAGACAAACTATTCAGGATAGACACTGGTATCACATCCCCAACAACATCAGTGGCCTGAGTCTTGAGCTTGTGTTCTTGTTCGCCAGGTGAAAATGAGGCTGAAAAAACTGGTCTAGAAGGAGGTGGACTGGGCACGAAGAGTAAAGCTGTTTGGAAATCTCATCTATCCAGAGAGCGTTTCTGAGCAGCTTCTGAACAAACATTTCTCAAGAGATTAATGACAGATCTGGGGTCTTCACTCCTCATGATGGCACTACCAGAAACAATCATATTAGCCCCTGCCTCTGCACATTTGTGAATTGTGTCAGGACCTACTCCACCATCTACTTCAATATCTAGAGAAGGGAACTGGGTCCTCAACCAATGAACCTTTGGCATCATATCTTCCATGAACTTCTGCCCTCCAAACCCAGGTTCCACTGTCATGACTAAGGCCATATCTATCTGATTGGCCCATGGTGCCAAATACTCAACAGTAGTGCCAGGTTTAATAGCAAGACCAACCTTCATGCCATTCTCTCGAATATCTTTAATCAGTGCTCCAGGGTTCTCTGTAGCTTCCAGGTGAAAGGTATATTGATTTGCTCCAGCAACAGCCATTGGGTTTACCCACTGTTCTGGTCTAGAAACCATCATATGCATGTCAAAGAAAGGGTCTTGACCTAACTGTTTTCGAAGGCTTTCTACCACAGGGTGACCAAAGGTGATATTGGGAACAAAATGCCCGTCCATTACATCCAGGTGCAGATAGTCGGCCCTGGAATCCAGCATACGGGCGCATTCGGCCCCCAGGCAGGCCAAGTCGCTGTTGAGGATAGACGGACCGATTTTGCAACCAGACGCCATGGTGGGTGCAGGTGCCCGGGACGATCGAATCACAGAGAAGGTGGAAAGCCCAGTCCGCCCAGTCCGCCCAGTCCGCCCCTTCCGCCCCTTCCGCCCCTTCCGCCCCTTCCGCTCCTTCCGCCCCTTCCGCTCCTTCCAGATTAAACTATTTCTCTTTAATTAGTTTTTCATCACAGTTGTTTTTTCTGTGAgatacctattattattatttttttttgtcttttgactttttaaacattctttgttGTGTTATGGAATtattataatctttttattttattctaaatttcaaaaaaaaaaagttttcttagaaaagattttaTACCTCTTATTCCAAgcagttaattttcttttttcgtATTTTACTGCCATGgcgctctctctcgctctctctctctctctctctctctctctctctctctcccctactaTGCCCCCACTTCCTATACTTCTCCCTACTTAGAAGTTCTTATATCCTATTAGACTCAGCTAGTTCTTCTTTGCAAGAAAGCTCTGCAGATTCAAAGATGTTTTTATAGTATGGAATTCCAGCCAGGTTATtctgttaatttttctttgttcaagTATGGCCAAGATTCTCACTGCATATGGTCCCATCTTCAGTCATACTGATTCGTTTGTTGCTGCTACTTTTTCTGCTACTACTTGTGCTGCTACTGTTGCTTCTACTTCTGCTATTGTTACTTCTCCTTCTGCTGCTGCTACTTTTGCTACTGttgcttctctctctcctgctGCTACTGTTGCTTATACTTTAGCTGCTACTTGTGCTGCTACTGTTGCTTCTCTTGCTACTGCTGCCACTGTTACTTTTCCTTCTGCTGGTGCTACTGTTGCTTCTATTCTCCAACTGCTATATCTATTGCTACTGTTGCAGCTACTTTTGTTGCTATTGCTATTAGTTTTACTTCTGTTATTGTTGCTTCTACTTCTGCTATTGTTACTTCTCCTTCTGCTGCTGCTACTTTTGCTACTGttgcttctctctctcctgctGCTACTGTTGCTTATACTTTAGCTGCTACTTGTGCTGCTACTGTTGCTTCTCTTGCTACTGCTGCCACTGTTACTTTTCCTTCTGCTGGTGCTACTGTTGCTTCTATTCTCCAACTGCTATATCTATTGCTACTGTTGCATCTACTTTTGTTGCTATTGCTATTAGTTTTACTTCTGTTATTGTTGCTTCTACTTCTGCTATTGTTACTTCTCCTTCTGCTGCTGCTACTTTTGCTACTGttgcttctctctctcctgctGCTACTGTTGCTTATACTTTAGCTGCTACTTGTGCTGCTACTGTTGCTTCTCTTGCTACTGCTGCCACTGTTACTTTTCCTTCTGCTGGTGCTACTGTTGCTTCTATTCTCCAACTGCTATATCTATTGCTACTGTTGCATCTACTTTTGTTGCTATTGCTATTAGTTTTACTTCTGTTATTGTTGCTTCTACTTCTGCTTCTCCTTCTGTtgctatttctccttttccttatgCTGCTGCTGCCTTTGCTATTTCTGCTGCAGTTTCTCCTTCTTTTGCTACTGTTTCACCTTTCTGATGTCAAGATACTTTTTGAGAAAGTAGgatgaacaaaaacaataatttagCTACAGCTGATGAAGAACTCCTTTCTAGCACTTTTATGTTTAAGTCCCCTGCTTACTCTTTCCTGAGTTATTTAACTACAATTGTATAAACAGTTGTAGAGCTACCAGATGACATTTCTTTCCAGAGCCTGCACTAGTTATAAAACACTATGGTACCTCTCCTAAGATACTATCTTGAACCTTTTTCAATTGTATGCTGTGAAGAGTGGATTCCTGGCACAATCCTATATTGGTGTTTATGGACTTTTCTGTTTGTCTCCTTATCTGGTGGGTGAGAGGGAATATtactataacattttttttgcttAGATTTCCAGATAAAAATTCTGTCTTAtgcattttctttatctttgtggTAGAGCTAAGATATACTTTTCCCTGCTATTTTTCCTCtgttcttttctcctttggaTTTTCAAGACATTGAGAGGATTGGCAGTGCAGACTTAGATTTTTATTGCAAATCTATATGTCTATTTGTAAAATCTTTCTGCCAAAGAGTGGGAGGCAGTAAAGGGAGCATATTGAAAAGTAAGTCAATGTCAATGGATCCAGCCATTTCTGGTGAGCAAtatggaactgtgctcaaaaagttatcaaaatgtgtataccctttgacccaacagtattTCTATTGAGCTTGttacccaaagagatctttaaggagagaaagggacccacatgtgcaaaaacgttaATAGCagactttttgtagtggcaagaaacaggaaattaagtggatgcccatcaattggggagtagctgaataaattatggtatatgaatattgtagaacattatttttctataagaaatgatcatgatTGGGTggatgattttggaaaggcctagagagatttacatgaactgatgttaaatgaaatgagcagaaccaggagatcactgtacatggcaagatcaatattataggatgatcaattctgataagtgttactatttctaaaaatgagatgattgatgcctgttctaatgatcttgtgatgaagagggccatctacacccaaagacaGTTctgggggaactgagtgtggattacaacataacattctcacaaTTTTTGATGCTCTTTGCTTGCACCctgttttcttaatttattatctttttaatgattttccttgtgcaacaagagaattatatgaatatgtttacatgtattggtTTTAGCATATTTTAGCATGTATAAACAAATTTtgaattgcttaccatctagaggagagaatgggggaaagaagaggaaaatctgaagcacaaggctatgaaagggtcaatgttgaaaaattatccatgcatatgttttgaaaataaaaagctttaaaaatattaataaaaaagtaagttAAGGATtagggattaatttttttttctttatatagttCATCAGATTATTATTACATGTGATTAATTCCTATTTTGGAAATTTCAGAGTTGTCCTCAGAGTAAATGATTTAcctctattttttaaatcaaaattaaataaacaaaggCAGCTAGTTGGGGCAGTAgctagagtaccagccctgaaatcaggaaaccttaattcaaatctggcctcatactagctttgtgaccctgagcaagtcacttaaccctattaccttagcaaaaaaaaagaaaaagttaaataaacaaTTCTGATGATATTATGATATTATTGTGATATTGTGAAGATATTTTAGGGTACTGCCAAGAAAGATGCTGCTTAACTGACACGAAGAGACAAAATGAAAGTATATCTATAATTGTTGTAAGTTCCTTAAAGAATTCCAATGGTCAATTCATTTGGTATCCCTTAATATATTTGAGATAGAAAGAAATGACAGAATTCACCTGgcccaacctcctcattttatggtAGAATAAATTGCTATGATGATATGATGTAAAATAATATGATGTAAAAATTTGCCCAACCTAAGAatacaatgttgaaaaatgtgtatttttcaGTAAAGATGTTCAGAAGTATAGATgtggaattcagaaaaaaaattccagtcaTGACAGCTATGgtctttaaaaaagcaaaaattaaaaacttttatttgttaATATTGTAGATTTTGTAGTTGGAATAATGGATCTTTGCAGggaaatgacttttttaaaagaaagaacagcCAAATAAAGAGCTTTGAACACAATTAAGACTCCTATATTTGGAGATGTGAGGAACATACGATAAAAGAAACATATAGtacaacaccttcattttacaaaagatgtAACTGAGATACCAAAAATTAAGTAACAAGGTCCCAAATGATAAGAgccagaatttaaaatttattcctctgaaatttatttacaatcttcttttttaaaaaattcagtatCATATATTGTTTGTCACTGAAACCGTGTTTAAACAATGCATAACAAACTcctaaagaaaagtagaaagttggaaaacactattattattttggtttagAGTTCATATTTATAATGTCactattaggggcagctaggtggcaaagtgaatagagcaccaaccttaaattcaggaggacctgaattcaaatctggtctcagacacttaacacttcctagatgtgagaccctgggcaagtcacttaaccccagcctcaggaggaaaaatatataatgtcACTATTGATATTTTACTTTAAGGTGGCATTTCACCATTTGGTTTGTCTGAAAACAGGCCTTTCTGGTGCCATTCATCTTGGCCAAGATTTTTGAAGGAAGTTTTTACATTGAGTCTTAATAGTTCTAATAACTCTAGGGAAAGATACTCTTTTAACACAGATtttctgaataaataaatggtGCTAACAGGAGAGTTGAATGACTTTATAAGTTTCATGAGAAGAACCCCTTAGATTACCAGGTCCTTTTCAAGTACTACTTGGACCCTAGAATAAATCAAGAGAGCTCTATCTCTAGACTTTTCCTGAAAGAACATGGATGCAAGAGACAATTCTACTCCTCAGTCTCATAGCTGGTCAGTTAAGCATCAAGCCTCACAGCAGCTCTCATTTTCAGTACTAAGGAGAAAACAATGAGGTCATCAATTATTTAATCATTGGGATTTACTGTGGCATTATcctgaattgtttgttttttgtttgtttgtttgttttttcctaatcTTGATATAGGCTACATAGGTTTTaatgatatataagaaaaatagaaaataaattactaaagTTAAGTTTTCTCTGAGATTTCATGGAAATTCTCCTCAGAGAGTAAGACAGAGGAAAATCAGAATTCCTTCTAATGGCTTGCTGGTTGCCCAATGGGGAAAACTAAGAACAGATTCTCTAATAGACTTGTTCCCAAGAGTCCTGAAGAtgactatcatatcatctgcaataaAACATAATACcttgttattttcttcctttctatctacttggagaataattttttcttccttatcactctgggagaattattatttttaatctttcatcACTATGGATTTCCAGTATTTAAACTGGTGTTAAACaagtttctatttatttatgttgtttttattacttgtctttttttatttattgctgaatcacagaatttttatttatttatttatttattttttaatcagataCATGGCTCCCAGCACTTTAGTTCTAGGAAATGAATCACACACAGGAACCCACCTTCTAGTGAGTATTTTCATATGATCATATCCATTGCCAATGCTGAAGGACGAGACAAAAGTAATCTCTTTGCAAtttatttcagttcaataatAACTAAAAAGAACTTCCACTATCATAAGACATGAGGGtgaatgaaaatatttcacatttattttatcaTCATCAAGTCAACACTCTTACAAGCATGAAGAAAGCTGGACTCTttccattataattataaatataaagaaattatttgtaaattataaatatcaatatattatttatgaaatatattatttatatgttataaaaGTGTATATAATTATAGCTATAAATTTGtaatttatgattaaaatataattggaatgTTTTAGGAATTTAAGATATCCTATTATTGTCAGAGCTGAAAAAACCTTATGAAACAGATCATATAATGATAGTGATTGTTATTAGTATGTAAATTTGAATATAAACaaacttttgaaaaagaaaatatttcacatcTATAAACTATCAGGCTATgcatattacataaaatatatatttcagattctacataaaatatagaatacaGGGTACcatgtattttacatatgtatataatttgaaGCATAAAGTCTCATATCTGCAAAGaaactcattgttaaaaaatataaaatactatatctGGAAAGGAACACATAGCAGAGGAAGGAAAATGTCACAGCAGGATAGCTCTcaaaaaatggatattaaaataaagatgttgAAAGGGAGTTAgactaaaaaatataaaatgttaagatgaaataaagcttttaaattgTTTAGCTTGAGAATATAGTACTTTTGAGTATTGGGGAGCAGAGGTGGGAGGTGGCATTAAGagcttatttttccattttcattgctAACTCCAATTTCTAAATTTTCCTTTGTCCTAAAGTTTTATACTATAACACTTATCCTTTGTCTCCTTTAACATCCCAAATCATAACAAGTCCCTCAtcaaatataaatcatatattcttttttcactTTGGTTAGCACTTGTTTCAGTTCTCCCTTTTGTACTTTGCACATTCTTGTTATATCATAGTAAATTATATGTGCATTCCTTccccttaatttttaaagatattttaatgcACATTTGGGTGATAAGCATTTGTGCATTCATAATATTACAGATAACCTCTCAtacacagggttttttttttaagtttaataatatttaaataaatgatgaaactgagggctctctccttttttctctctcttccttaaaTTACACTGTAAATgatatttaataacaataattataatagtcagaattttttaaaacctaTAAAGTGTCAGGCAGTTTACTAAGTTCTTTagaaatattacctcatttgattcttatttgATGACTTTGTAAGGTAGATGTTACTAATACCCTGCTATTACAAATGATTAAAAtttactccctaaactaatttccTACACATTTTGAAACAAGATATAACTTGTTACAACTAAACATTAATTTGAAGGTTCTCTTTTCCAGTCCtaacattttttaatatgtaaaaaacatttaaagagaCATTAGAATTAGCTATTCACTCACAGGTATTAATTCTTAAACCTAAAAATGActatctccccccccaaaaaaaaaaggaatcctaaGAGTATTTAATTCCcaagaacttaaaaaaacaagGGGAGGAATGATGGGCCACATAAATTGTTAGATATAGAGAGAAGAATTCAAGTATACTCAATCAAATATCTCAACCAAATAATATGTATTTCTCTCCATATATAACATAGTGCTActcacatacagagagagagaaagagagagacagagagacagagagacagagacagaaacagagagagatgaaaggaaggagggaaagagaacgaatttaaatattgaaaataagcATTGAGAGCAATCAATCACAGTCCATGAAAAACAATATcaattgaaatgtaaaaaaagttcATAAGTAAAAAAAGTCTAAGAGAGATGGCAGTAGTGAGTCCCAAATCAATTAGTTAGAAGTTTAAATAGAAATGTGCAAAGTGTGGTTTAATAGTGAGATAATCCTAAGGCAACAAATAAATTTACCTCATTTGTCTCATTGAGAACTGATGGGAAGaatttaaaatgggaattatttCTTGAAGAGTAATTTTTGTTCAAAACAAATAGCATGGGTAAAGAATATAGGTAACTTTGAAcgttaagaaaatattttcatgtgaaaaaatgctgaAATGATTAGGGAGCATAAATGATTGAGAGAAAATCTGGGTGAGAACAGCGAATGCAGAAAGAGAATGGCAGTTATTATCCAGGTATATTACCAAAAGGTTCAATGgtatttagagatagaagagtATTTTGTGGAAGATagcaaataaatttttaagaGGTACTCTGCTAAGCTCTTTAcagatattaactcatttgatcttcaaagtaACTATAGAAGGTatgtattattattcctataagtttaaagatgtggaaattgaggtagacaagGTCATATAACCTAATCATTAACTAAGGAAAAATCTCATCTCTGGTTTTCCTATTTCCAGGCCAAGTTTTTATCCACTGTTCTATCTACATGCCACTAGGTGGCAATGATCACCTgcctaaaaatgaaaattaatatgaTAACATTGACATTTAGTTATTTAGAAGTTTTTTTGTATATCATTGTACATTACTGGCATTAGACCtccctataataataaaatatagtgaATTGAGAAGTGTCCTGAATGCCAGATCCAGTGAAAAGTCATGAATGGGTTCATATTACCAGAAGAGAATTTCTCGAGTCTAATGCCCTAATGATATATGCTACTATTTACATTGTTACATTATTTTATgttgttatattattatgtagTTATATTATATAGTAAGTATGATAATAAAAtgtcataatatattttattaacatgatgatttttttgttttttttttaattaattttataattataacatttttttgacagtacatatgcataggtcattttttacaacattatcccttgttctgaatttttcccctccttccctcc
Encoded here:
- the LOC141545763 gene encoding ribulose-phosphate 3-epimerase-like produces the protein MASGCKIGPSILNSDLACLGAECARMLDSRADYLHLDVMDGHFVPNITFGHPVVESLRKQLGQDPFFDMHMMVSRPEQWVNPMAVAGANQYTFHLEATENPGALIKDIRENGMKVGLAIKPGTTVEYLAPWANQIDMALVMTVEPGFGGQKFMEDMMPKVHWLRTQFPSLDIEVDGGVGPDTIHKCAEAGANMIVSGSAIMRSEDPRSVINLLRNVCSEAAQKRSLDR